One region of Populus trichocarpa isolate Nisqually-1 chromosome 4, P.trichocarpa_v4.1, whole genome shotgun sequence genomic DNA includes:
- the LOC112327316 gene encoding protein E6-like isoform X2 produces the protein MAPSPRLISFLFLLTIFSKQIHARESQFFSKVGATTATPSTTTINNNNVQDKTLPNKEEESFNKQELDPAFIPDTQNGYGLYGQESSQFPTTTKLTNAPYTTTTYQPYKTQTQTQETYTNYPTDSTTTTTTNNHYNNNAYEEQQQNFGETSLQESEYTNMGNQNSNKYYNGANSNNNNKYYNGAKSYNNDEKQGMSDTRYLEHGKYYYDVNNENSNYYPNQYQQNSRNNYNTRGYYNNNNNENSKYEYNNNSMQKYDNQDDFEESQEEQYVP, from the exons ATGGCTCCCTCTCCAAGACtcatttcctttctctttctcttaacCATTTTTTCTAAGCAAATTCATGCTAGAGAGAGCCAGTTCTTTAGCAAAGTCGGTGCCACCACCGCTACTCCCTCCACTACCACCATCAACAACAATAATGTTCAAGATAAAACACTCcccaacaaagaagaagaaagctttAACAAGCAAGAACTAGATCCAGCCTTTATCCCAGACACCCAAAATGGCTATGGTCTATATGGTCAAGAATCCTCCCAGTTCCCCACCACTACTAAACTAACAAATGCACCCTACACCACAACCACTTACCAGCCATACAAAACCCAGACCCAAACCCAAGAAACCTACACCAATTATCCAACTgactccaccaccaccaccaccaccaataaCCACTACAACAACAATGCTTATGAGGAGCAGCAACAAAACTTTGGTGAAACAAGCCTTCAAGAAAGTGAATACACCAACATGGGGAACCAGAACAGCAACAAGTACTACAACGGTGCcaatagcaacaacaacaacaagtaCTACAACGGTGCCAAAAGCTACAACAATGATGAGAAGCAAGGCATGAGTGACACAAGGTACTTGGAACATGGAAAGTACTACTATGACGTCAATAATGAGAACAGTAACTACTACCCAAATCAGTACCAGCAGAACTCAAGAAACAACTACAATACCAGAG GTtattacaacaacaacaacaacgagaACTCCAAGTACGAGTACAACAATAACTCCATGCAAAAGTACGACAACCAGGATGATTTCGAAGAGAGCCAGGAAGAGCAGTATGTGCCATGA
- the LOC112327316 gene encoding protein E6-like isoform X1, with amino-acid sequence MAPSPRLISFLFLLTIFSKQIHARESQFFSKVGATTATPSTTTINNNNVQDKTLPNKEEESFNKQELDPAFIPDTQNGYGLYGQESSQFPTTTKLTNAPYTTTTYQPYKTQTQTQETYTNYPTDSTTTTTTNNHYNNNAYEEQQQNFGETSLQESEYTNMGNQNSNKYYNGANSNNNNKYYNGAKSYNNDEKQGMSDTRYLEHGKYYYDVNNENSNYYPNQYQQNSRNNYNTRGYYNNNNNNYNTRGYYNNNNNENSKYEYNNNSMQKYDNQDDFEESQEEQYVP; translated from the coding sequence ATGGCTCCCTCTCCAAGACtcatttcctttctctttctcttaacCATTTTTTCTAAGCAAATTCATGCTAGAGAGAGCCAGTTCTTTAGCAAAGTCGGTGCCACCACCGCTACTCCCTCCACTACCACCATCAACAACAATAATGTTCAAGATAAAACACTCcccaacaaagaagaagaaagctttAACAAGCAAGAACTAGATCCAGCCTTTATCCCAGACACCCAAAATGGCTATGGTCTATATGGTCAAGAATCCTCCCAGTTCCCCACCACTACTAAACTAACAAATGCACCCTACACCACAACCACTTACCAGCCATACAAAACCCAGACCCAAACCCAAGAAACCTACACCAATTATCCAACTgactccaccaccaccaccaccaccaataaCCACTACAACAACAATGCTTATGAGGAGCAGCAACAAAACTTTGGTGAAACAAGCCTTCAAGAAAGTGAATACACCAACATGGGGAACCAGAACAGCAACAAGTACTACAACGGTGCcaatagcaacaacaacaacaagtaCTACAACGGTGCCAAAAGCTACAACAATGATGAGAAGCAAGGCATGAGTGACACAAGGTACTTGGAACATGGAAAGTACTACTATGACGTCAATAATGAGAACAGTAACTACTACCCAAATCAGTACCAGCAGAACTCAAGAAACAACTACAATACCAGAGGTtattacaacaacaacaacaacaactacaaTACCAGAGGTtattacaacaacaacaacaacgagaACTCCAAGTACGAGTACAACAATAACTCCATGCAAAAGTACGACAACCAGGATGATTTCGAAGAGAGCCAGGAAGAGCAGTATGTGCCATGA
- the LOC7456773 gene encoding uncharacterized protein LOC7456773 → MEDTTWEQRLQALTHLLTSPTTTPPLYSQFFISTQIPCYLKWDYPPILCTKDTKTFPSLLLRWGFSLFLKRASRLGCPETSWRSKCPYQQPPPLILAKGLEEAQWGDEQRREYVRKRLRRKKLVSNVNPFIPILVPNLLLFSLMLWNPFPDLDS, encoded by the coding sequence ATGGAAGACACGACATGGGAGCAGAGACTTCAAGCCCTAACCCATCTTCTAACCAGCCCCACAACCACACCACCTCTCTACTCTCAGTTCTTCATCTCTACACAAATCCCATGCTATCTCAAATGGGACTATCCACCCATCCTCTGCACCAAAGACACCAAGACTTTCCCTTCTCTCCTTCTAAGGTGGggattctctctctttctcaaaaGAGCCTCCAGATTAGGATGTCCTGAAACTTCGTGGAGGTCCAAGTGCCCATACCAACAGCCTCCACCATTAATTCTTGCAAAGGGATTAGAGGAAGCACAGTGGGGCGATGAACAAAGAAGAGAGTATGTTAGAAAGAGGCTTAGAAGGAAAAAACTTGTTAGTAACGTTAACCCTTTCATTCCTATTTTAGTTCCCAATCTTTTACTGTTTTCACTTATGCTGTGGAACCCATTTCCTGATCTTGATTCTTGA
- the LOC7456772 gene encoding uncharacterized protein LOC7456772, translating to MEAVYYYYYLLPFVFPAILSAVLGLSSQDHQNQLYEAKLRITQSESRLEEITQNINDRDRYLERCENLIGELDHKLNHLQSVFSHLKVADDKIKDLEEEVRVLWATLRKNNFDIHVLESKAREAEDRLQMVTSQVQKMEDIVSERWIQIQQFEQALQLKEIRLKAQRQARPPRWTFLKFFSYLSGEYLPNAHGLLSSHFSEESALRAYVSQTFSWLKRFYSTVKESHHELQVFVKQEMERHEFTACLANQEIVFFVASALIIFPVLSAWILLSSQLC from the exons ATGGAAgctgtttattattattattatctactACCCTTTGTATTTCCAGCCATTTTGTCAGCTGTGCTGGGTCTCTCATCTCAAGATCACCAAAACCAGCTCTACGAGGCCAAGCTGAGAATCACTCAATCAG AATCTCGTCTTGAGGAAATCACTCAAAATATAAACGACAGAGACCGTTATTTGGAGAGATGTGAGAATCTAATTGGAGAACTAGACCACAAATTAAACCATCTGCAATCTGTTTTCTCACATTTAAAG gtTGCTGATGACAAGATTAAAGACCTAGAAGAAGAG GTTAGGGTTTTGTGGGCTACTTTGAGAAAGAACAATTTTGATATTCATGTTTTAGAATCGAAAGCCCGGGAAGCTGAGGATAGATTGCAAATGGTAACTTCGCAAGTTCAGAAG ATGGAAGACATAGTATCAGAACGGTGGATCCAAATTCAACAGTTTGAGCAGGCTCTTCAACTTAAAGAA ATAAGATTGAAGGCTCAAAGACAAGCAAGGCCTCCAAGATGGACTTTTTTAAAG TTTTTCAGTTACCTTTCTGGTGAATATCTTCCAAATGCTCATGGGCTGTTGAGTTCACATTTCAGTGAAGAGTCTGCCTTGAGAGCTTACGTATCTCAAACCTTCTCCTGGCTAAAAAGATTCTATTCAACAGTAAAAGAGTCCCACCATGAG TTGCAAGTTTTCGTCAAACAGGAAATGGAAAGACATGAGTTCACAGCCTGTCTTGCTAACCAGGAAATAGTATTTTTCGTG GCTTCTGCTTTAATCATCTTCCCTGTATTGAGTGCTTGGATATTGCTCTCATCACAGCTGTGCTAG